A region of Domibacillus sp. DTU_2020_1001157_1_SI_ALB_TIR_016 DNA encodes the following proteins:
- a CDS encoding PucR family transcriptional regulator, with the protein MFMKDLLNLPVFSGAIVAGGREGLDREVNTVNMMDAPDIVSYLKPNELLVTTAFHLKDNPSSLSELLEEMHKQGCAGLGIKTKRFLHHIPEEAVELADRYEMPLVDIPFETSLGDIVHQSLSCILDMRTTELHQAMKTHQQFTNFILNGQGLDKILQSLSGLIGGQVTLLNHQLRPFYSTGHLGDPFYSLFAGMGAHLPEAGLTAFSLRDSEIQKTFTLFPIYTHKKQPSYLAVHRFIPPTDRSAVLTVEQAANVIAFDLMKENALKQKTQRLRNEFFTNFVNGTFSSSEEILSRAKEFGLSNENRYFCAAGRIDQSEKSFSLAEHQWESELIYDTIEEDIQGTGENMQLFASEDKFVILMEARGNWKNCEESFVSFLKAVQSSVGTLLQKTISFGISTYAEQLLRLPEAHKEAVNALYYGAMLGSTEFIESYQPKEVSEILRMIPYEQMKQFYHNTFQALVDEPKKDYDLLMQTLSVYLESHCQLSETAKRLFIHRNTVIYRLEKCEELLGRSLKDPEQTLCLRLAFRIKALLQNS; encoded by the coding sequence GAAAGATTTACTGAATCTCCCTGTCTTCTCCGGGGCGATTGTGGCCGGAGGACGGGAAGGACTGGACCGTGAAGTGAATACGGTTAACATGATGGACGCGCCCGATATCGTTTCTTATTTGAAACCTAATGAGCTGCTGGTTACGACGGCTTTTCATTTAAAAGACAATCCCTCTTCCCTGTCGGAGCTGCTGGAGGAAATGCACAAGCAGGGCTGTGCCGGCCTCGGCATTAAAACAAAACGCTTTTTACATCACATCCCAGAAGAAGCGGTTGAACTTGCCGACCGATACGAGATGCCACTGGTTGATATACCTTTTGAAACATCTCTTGGAGATATTGTCCATCAATCCTTAAGCTGTATTTTGGATATGCGGACAACCGAACTTCACCAGGCGATGAAAACACACCAGCAATTTACCAACTTTATTCTGAACGGGCAGGGGCTCGATAAAATTCTTCAAAGCCTGTCCGGGTTAATCGGGGGCCAGGTTACCTTGCTTAATCACCAGCTGCGCCCGTTTTACAGCACAGGCCATTTAGGAGATCCGTTTTACTCGTTGTTTGCCGGCATGGGTGCTCATTTGCCAGAAGCCGGTTTAACCGCTTTTTCGCTTCGAGACAGCGAAATCCAAAAAACCTTTACGCTGTTTCCGATCTACACGCATAAAAAACAGCCGAGCTACCTTGCTGTTCACCGGTTTATCCCGCCGACAGACCGTTCTGCGGTTTTAACGGTGGAGCAAGCTGCCAACGTGATTGCATTTGATCTCATGAAAGAAAATGCGCTCAAACAAAAAACACAACGGCTTCGCAATGAATTTTTTACAAACTTTGTGAATGGGACTTTTTCTTCGTCTGAAGAAATCCTTAGCCGTGCGAAAGAGTTTGGTCTCTCGAACGAAAACCGCTATTTCTGTGCAGCCGGCCGTATAGATCAATCAGAAAAAAGTTTTTCTCTTGCCGAGCACCAATGGGAATCCGAGCTGATTTACGATACGATCGAGGAAGACATACAAGGAACAGGGGAAAACATGCAGCTGTTTGCGTCAGAGGATAAGTTTGTGATTCTGATGGAGGCGAGAGGAAATTGGAAGAACTGTGAAGAAAGCTTCGTTTCTTTTTTAAAAGCGGTCCAGTCATCAGTTGGAACGCTGCTGCAAAAAACGATTTCTTTTGGCATCAGCACGTATGCCGAACAGCTGCTGCGGCTTCCGGAAGCCCATAAAGAAGCCGTAAATGCGCTTTATTACGGGGCTATGCTCGGCAGCACTGAATTTATAGAGTCCTATCAGCCAAAAGAAGTATCTGAGATTTTGCGGATGATTCCGTACGAGCAAATGAAGCAGTTTTACCACAATACATTCCAGGCACTCGTGGACGAACCGAAAAAAGATTATGATCTGTTAATGCAGACATTGTCAGTTTATTTAGAGTCACACTGCCAGCTGTCCGAAACTGCGAAGCGTTTGTTTATCCACCGCAACACGGTTATTTACCGGCTGGAAAAATGTGAGGAGCTGCTGGGCCGCAGCTTAAAAGATCCCGAACAGACGCTGTGCCTCCGGCTTGCTTTTCGGATTAAGGCACTGCTGCAAAACAGCTAG
- a CDS encoding biotin/lipoyl-containing protein, with protein MTSITIPELGEEIEKILLVQWYKQPGDYVTVGDTLAKFNSDGIEFDLFSETEGTLKELFVTEETLVKIGDVICEMDSGSSPSAEPSAEEEEKEAAEEDEKPSESVTIPEPNSVKDSSIHLMDKNDKPVLFSPDVQTIPVTSISMTYKEVKMLISHLYETAEADFFKEGTSFFQDIKQMLRSRWVFMNNVNVVYDHNITALFPYRKHYKLADEDFDYKKHLDVSGFKGDAMTPEETAKSFDTTDHPVFQKIAALDDGSTSKNPPVSRIFANTAAHSSKSIAFKFNEYEMQSFDVVNQKTDLQGKGFFVPIFRLKGENAFGTDDRTALHLWLENGLVPSGLSAKRQHEYEYLLALHQLKDLDHENFEKELPSIAIDSKSLFEKLLNSEKVRAEVDTYDEKMLTDPNRGHWDLWPVLDEEKPLTIKLNAEIMARNPKMDIREDGVVGIDFGTKSTVVVHQEKSDFTLPMRVGVGYFNTEVQDWHYENPTVIEFIDLEHFLELYREKEGRPDTKWQDVTVSHTAFNSLMNGKSEHYYSILNNLKQWAGEKKKHLRLKDKRGYDVVLRSFSDLTEQEINPIELYAYYLGLYINNQHNGIYLDYILSFPVTYEKAVREKILKSFQRGLKKTLPVSIQQDEEVMKKFRVTSGASEPAAYAICALQEYGFEPEEDEKTYYGVFDFGGGTTDFDFGIWREAGPKETRYDYVIEHFAAGGDRYLGGENLLEFLAFQVFKNNQKTMRELNISFILPAECMRFPGSETLINESQESYLNMKQLVEKLRPLWEKHDQYEEKFEKGMIRADLFDKTGQAKLNVELLVDQNELEQLIEERIEKGIKNFFESLRRAFARPEIGKIDKVNILLAGNSCKSPVVMNLFNKWMQKEQQNSQNWGEASDNLFEIFPPLGTEAAYAKQEEKHKAVNRDVLTAPTGKTGVAFGLVQSRKGGSIKVIDRNMINDESKFKYFLGRGKKGKFKTVIDQEEKYNTWHLFIDASEEDFEIYYTSLPEAGTSQLDIKQAQRKKFRIEHVDDSAFVFIRTISPTVIEYVVAHEDGILNGIYLSNITKVELS; from the coding sequence ATGACATCGATTACGATTCCAGAGCTTGGAGAAGAGATTGAAAAAATCCTTCTGGTACAATGGTATAAACAGCCCGGTGATTATGTAACGGTGGGCGATACGCTGGCCAAATTTAACAGTGATGGTATTGAATTTGACCTTTTTTCAGAAACAGAAGGTACGCTTAAGGAGTTATTTGTAACGGAGGAGACGTTAGTCAAAATTGGTGATGTCATATGTGAGATGGACTCTGGCAGTTCACCGTCCGCAGAGCCGTCCGCAGAAGAGGAAGAAAAAGAAGCTGCTGAAGAAGACGAAAAGCCTTCCGAAAGTGTAACAATCCCAGAGCCAAACAGTGTAAAGGACAGCTCGATTCACTTAATGGACAAGAATGACAAGCCGGTTTTATTTTCACCAGATGTACAAACGATTCCGGTTACGTCCATTTCCATGACATACAAGGAAGTAAAAATGCTAATCAGCCATTTGTATGAAACAGCAGAAGCAGACTTTTTCAAGGAGGGAACAAGTTTCTTCCAAGATATTAAACAGATGCTTCGTTCCAGATGGGTATTCATGAATAACGTAAATGTTGTATACGATCACAATATTACAGCTCTATTTCCTTACAGAAAACATTATAAATTAGCGGATGAAGATTTTGACTATAAAAAGCATCTGGATGTGTCCGGTTTTAAAGGTGATGCGATGACTCCGGAAGAAACGGCTAAAAGTTTTGATACAACTGATCACCCTGTATTTCAAAAAATAGCCGCTTTGGATGATGGATCTACAAGTAAAAATCCGCCCGTTTCAAGGATATTTGCGAACACGGCCGCACATTCTTCTAAATCCATTGCCTTTAAATTTAATGAGTATGAGATGCAAAGCTTTGATGTAGTCAATCAAAAAACCGATTTGCAGGGGAAAGGCTTTTTCGTGCCGATCTTCCGTTTAAAAGGAGAGAATGCCTTCGGGACCGATGATCGGACCGCTCTTCATTTATGGCTGGAAAATGGATTGGTGCCAAGTGGATTAAGTGCGAAACGCCAGCACGAATATGAGTATTTGCTTGCACTGCATCAATTAAAAGATTTAGACCATGAAAATTTTGAAAAAGAACTGCCGTCTATTGCAATTGATTCCAAGTCGCTGTTTGAGAAGCTGTTAAACTCTGAAAAAGTAAGAGCGGAAGTAGATACATATGACGAAAAGATGCTGACAGATCCGAATCGAGGCCATTGGGACCTGTGGCCGGTTCTTGATGAAGAAAAGCCTTTAACGATAAAACTGAATGCTGAAATCATGGCCCGAAACCCGAAAATGGATATTCGGGAAGACGGCGTAGTGGGAATCGATTTTGGTACGAAAAGCACTGTAGTCGTCCACCAGGAAAAAAGTGACTTTACGCTTCCGATGCGTGTGGGAGTTGGCTACTTTAACACAGAAGTGCAGGACTGGCATTACGAAAATCCAACCGTCATTGAATTTATTGATTTAGAACATTTCCTGGAGCTTTACCGGGAAAAAGAAGGCAGGCCGGATACGAAATGGCAGGATGTAACGGTTTCCCATACGGCTTTTAATAGTTTAATGAACGGAAAGAGCGAACATTACTACTCTATCTTGAATAATCTTAAGCAATGGGCTGGAGAAAAGAAAAAACATCTGCGTTTAAAAGACAAAAGGGGATATGATGTGGTTCTGCGTTCCTTCTCGGATTTAACAGAGCAGGAAATCAATCCAATTGAGTTATATGCGTACTACCTCGGTTTGTATATTAACAACCAGCATAATGGCATTTATCTGGACTACATCTTGTCTTTCCCGGTCACTTACGAAAAAGCGGTCAGAGAAAAAATTCTAAAGAGCTTCCAGCGCGGATTGAAAAAGACCCTTCCTGTTTCGATTCAGCAGGATGAAGAAGTGATGAAAAAATTCCGCGTGACAAGCGGCGCAAGTGAACCAGCCGCCTACGCCATTTGTGCCTTGCAGGAGTATGGGTTTGAACCGGAAGAGGATGAAAAAACGTATTACGGCGTGTTTGATTTTGGCGGAGGTACGACCGATTTTGACTTTGGTATTTGGCGCGAAGCAGGCCCGAAGGAAACAAGATATGACTATGTGATCGAGCATTTTGCAGCGGGCGGGGACCGTTATTTAGGCGGTGAGAACCTGCTGGAGTTTTTAGCTTTCCAAGTGTTTAAAAACAACCAAAAAACGATGCGCGAACTAAATATCTCTTTTATTCTTCCGGCAGAATGTATGAGGTTCCCAGGAAGTGAAACGCTGATTAATGAGTCGCAGGAGTCCTATTTAAACATGAAGCAGCTGGTGGAAAAATTAAGACCTCTGTGGGAAAAACACGATCAGTATGAAGAAAAGTTCGAAAAAGGGATGATCCGGGCAGACCTGTTTGACAAAACCGGCCAGGCAAAATTGAATGTTGAACTTTTGGTTGATCAAAATGAACTCGAACAGCTTATTGAAGAAAGAATTGAAAAAGGCATTAAAAACTTCTTTGAATCTTTACGGCGCGCTTTTGCCCGTCCGGAAATCGGCAAAATCGATAAGGTCAATATTCTGCTTGCAGGAAACTCATGTAAATCGCCAGTGGTGATGAATCTATTTAACAAATGGATGCAAAAGGAACAACAGAACAGTCAAAACTGGGGCGAGGCGTCTGACAATTTATTTGAGATTTTTCCGCCGCTTGGGACAGAGGCAGCTTATGCAAAACAGGAAGAAAAACATAAAGCAGTGAACCGGGATGTGTTAACCGCTCCGACTGGAAAAACAGGCGTGGCTTTTGGGCTTGTTCAAAGCAGAAAAGGCGGAAGCATCAAAGTAATTGACCGCAATATGATCAATGATGAATCAAAGTTCAAGTACTTTCTTGGCAGAGGAAAAAAAGGAAAGTTCAAAACGGTTATTGACCAGGAAGAAAAGTATAATACGTGGCATTTGTTTATTGATGCGTCAGAAGAAGATTTTGAAATATACTATACAAGCCTGCCGGAAGCCGGCACCAGCCAGCTCGATATTAAGCAGGCGCAGCGGAAAAAGTTTCGTATTGAGCATGTAGATGACTCCGCTTTTGTGTTTATTCGAACCATAAGCCCGACGGTCATTGAATATGTGGTCGCGCATGAAGATGGGATTTTAAATGGCATTTATTTAAGTAACATTACGAAAGTCGAATTAAGCTGA
- a CDS encoding SDR family oxidoreductase — MKKFQGKVVLVTGASRGIGSSIARAFASEGAFVIVNYLQNKEAAEQVAASCQELGGDGWAIQADVTSQNAVQEMVEQIVLEAGKIDVVVNNAFAPYAFNPEERKLAWELSWDDYQQQIDGSLRAAHYMCQAVLPLMKKQSGGSIINMISNLVERPIIPYHEYNTAKSALQGYTRNLAAELGPFGIRINCVAPGLVYPTSSSRHTKEEVKNMIIAQTPLRRIALPDDIAGPVLFLASDWSRFMTGQTLFVDGGFVS, encoded by the coding sequence ATGAAAAAATTTCAAGGAAAAGTGGTGCTTGTAACGGGGGCCAGCCGGGGAATCGGTTCCTCGATTGCTCGTGCTTTTGCTTCTGAGGGAGCTTTTGTCATTGTTAATTACCTGCAAAACAAAGAAGCTGCCGAACAGGTTGCGGCTTCCTGCCAGGAGTTAGGCGGTGATGGATGGGCTATTCAGGCAGATGTTACCTCGCAAAACGCTGTACAGGAAATGGTCGAGCAGATCGTGCTGGAAGCGGGGAAAATCGACGTTGTCGTTAACAACGCCTTTGCACCATATGCGTTTAACCCCGAAGAGCGAAAATTAGCATGGGAGCTGTCCTGGGATGATTACCAGCAGCAAATAGACGGCTCTCTCCGCGCTGCTCATTACATGTGCCAGGCAGTACTGCCTTTGATGAAAAAGCAGTCCGGAGGCAGTATTATTAATATGATTAGCAATTTGGTGGAAAGGCCTATTATTCCTTATCATGAATACAATACAGCCAAGTCCGCCCTGCAGGGGTATACCCGCAACTTAGCAGCTGAACTTGGCCCGTTTGGTATCCGGATCAATTGTGTAGCACCCGGCCTTGTATATCCCACAAGCTCTAGCAGGCATACAAAAGAAGAAGTCAAGAACATGATTATTGCCCAAACACCGCTTCGCAGGATTGCTCTTCCTGATGACATTGCCGGTCCGGTCTTGTTTCTCGCTTCTGATTGGAGCCGCTTTATGACCGGACAGACATTATTTGTGGATGGCGGCTTCGTTAGTTGA
- a CDS encoding ABC transporter substrate-binding protein, with amino-acid sequence MKMKKRSALFLSAALFLAACGAEETKKETAEEPEKVADIKVASWSQPITEQTNLLVDEKKGFFKDNGLNVEVIPGAGGGDAIKNILSGQADIAFTDPGSLYFALDKGEKLKVLYNIYPQNVFNIVSLKEKNITKPEDLKGKTIGVYSLSSGTRQNLLVMLNQVGLSEKDVNIVETGLLNFAPLMQGQVDATAATDTGLVIGKQKGLGDVNVLEVKDYLNVPSDVFVVTEKTYEEKQDELKNFLEAYQASAQWMIDNPEEAASLAVDYAIDGKNEEQNLDIIKLRNASAVSSLTEEKGLGALDTDILQQGADTYKELGLVKNQLNMEGAVEEEMVPAK; translated from the coding sequence ATGAAAATGAAAAAACGATCTGCTTTATTTTTATCCGCAGCTTTATTCTTGGCGGCCTGCGGAGCAGAAGAAACAAAAAAAGAAACGGCTGAGGAGCCAGAAAAAGTTGCTGATATCAAGGTTGCAAGCTGGAGCCAGCCGATCACTGAACAGACCAACCTGCTTGTGGATGAGAAAAAAGGATTTTTTAAAGATAATGGTCTGAATGTGGAAGTGATTCCAGGGGCCGGCGGGGGAGATGCCATTAAAAATATCCTTTCTGGACAAGCGGACATTGCTTTTACTGATCCGGGCTCTCTTTATTTTGCTCTCGACAAAGGGGAAAAATTAAAAGTTTTGTATAATATCTATCCGCAGAACGTTTTTAATATTGTGTCGCTAAAAGAAAAAAACATTACCAAGCCCGAAGATTTAAAAGGCAAAACCATTGGCGTTTACAGCCTGTCAAGCGGAACTCGCCAGAATCTGCTTGTTATGCTGAACCAGGTGGGTCTTTCTGAAAAAGATGTGAACATTGTTGAAACAGGTCTTTTAAACTTTGCTCCTCTTATGCAGGGGCAAGTGGATGCGACGGCAGCCACCGATACAGGGCTTGTTATCGGCAAGCAAAAAGGGCTTGGTGATGTAAATGTACTTGAAGTAAAAGACTATTTAAACGTTCCAAGCGACGTTTTTGTTGTAACAGAAAAAACATATGAAGAAAAACAGGATGAGCTGAAGAATTTCTTGGAGGCCTATCAGGCGAGTGCCCAGTGGATGATCGACAATCCGGAAGAAGCCGCTTCATTAGCAGTTGACTATGCAATCGACGGAAAAAATGAAGAGCAAAATCTTGATATTATTAAGCTCCGCAACGCCTCAGCTGTTTCCAGCCTGACTGAAGAGAAAGGTCTCGGCGCTCTTGATACGGATATCCTGCAGCAGGGCGCTGATACGTATAAAGAATTAGGACTGGTGAAAAATCAGCTTAATATGGAAGGTGCAGTAGAAGAAGAAATGGTACCGGCCAAATAA
- a CDS encoding ABC transporter permease — translation MKYTQLYSLLLFLILIVVWQLAADSMSELVLPAPSIILHTLVEGLLSGYFTDHIIRTMLEILLGLLLGGFLGFTAGILMGESKFLYKLFAPYVIASQAVPKLALAPLFILWFGFGMTSKVIITALICFFPLLENTVSAIQYTDKQKLELFRMLKASRWQTLIYLKIPSGLPSILAGLRVAVILAVVGAVVGEFIGGSEGLGALIIASQGMMDTPLMFASLIILTVIGMVLYQLVHLAEKLWTKSSMKENKK, via the coding sequence ATGAAATATACTCAATTGTACTCACTGCTCCTGTTTCTGATTTTGATCGTTGTATGGCAGCTGGCCGCAGACAGTATGTCAGAACTGGTTCTGCCGGCTCCTTCTATTATTCTTCATACGTTAGTAGAAGGGCTTTTAAGCGGTTATTTCACAGATCATATTATCCGAACGATGCTGGAAATTTTGCTAGGCCTGCTCTTAGGCGGCTTTTTAGGATTTACAGCCGGCATTTTAATGGGGGAAAGCAAATTTTTGTACAAACTTTTTGCCCCATATGTGATCGCCAGTCAGGCTGTACCGAAACTGGCTCTTGCGCCCCTGTTTATTTTGTGGTTCGGCTTTGGGATGACGTCTAAAGTGATTATTACTGCCCTTATCTGCTTTTTTCCGCTATTGGAAAACACCGTGTCAGCTATTCAATATACAGATAAGCAGAAACTTGAATTGTTCCGCATGCTGAAAGCCAGCCGGTGGCAGACATTGATTTACTTGAAAATTCCATCAGGTCTTCCGAGTATTTTGGCCGGACTGCGTGTTGCGGTTATTCTCGCTGTGGTCGGCGCTGTTGTGGGAGAATTTATCGGAGGAAGCGAAGGGCTTGGAGCGCTGATTATTGCTTCACAGGGCATGATGGATACGCCCTTAATGTTTGCGTCTTTAATCATTCTGACCGTTATCGGCATGGTTTTATATCAGCTCGTACACCTGGCTGAAAAGCTATGGACAAAATCATCTATGAAGGAGAACAAAAAATGA
- a CDS encoding ABC transporter ATP-binding protein produces MEILTIKNADFMYQGKQAVISDVNLDITKGEFHCLLGKSGCGKTTLLKLASGLLQPDKGIIQLDGKELDGPYQECGFMFQSPTLLEWKTVMDNVLLPIFLKRKVTEEDRKHAASLLDMVGLSEHHNRYPAQLSGGQQSRVSLARALIQHPSMLFLDEPFAALDAITREELQEDLLRICQLHQTTVLFITHDISEAVYLSDRISVMDRGRIICEEKVLLKKPRLINMRYEPYFNHLCLTLRQKMSEGRP; encoded by the coding sequence ATGGAAATTTTAACGATAAAAAATGCAGACTTTATGTATCAAGGAAAGCAGGCTGTTATTTCGGACGTGAATTTGGATATTACAAAAGGGGAATTTCATTGTCTGCTGGGAAAAAGCGGCTGCGGGAAAACAACGCTGTTAAAGCTGGCTTCAGGACTGCTTCAGCCTGATAAAGGGATCATTCAGCTGGATGGAAAAGAACTTGACGGACCTTATCAGGAATGTGGCTTTATGTTCCAGTCTCCTACTTTACTTGAATGGAAAACCGTTATGGATAATGTTCTCCTTCCTATTTTCTTGAAGCGGAAGGTGACTGAAGAAGATCGGAAGCACGCAGCCAGTTTGCTGGATATGGTAGGCTTGTCTGAGCATCACAATCGCTATCCGGCACAGCTTTCAGGAGGACAGCAGAGCCGCGTATCTCTTGCGCGGGCACTGATTCAACATCCGTCCATGCTGTTTTTAGATGAGCCGTTCGCAGCACTTGATGCCATCACTAGAGAGGAATTACAAGAAGACTTGCTGAGAATTTGTCAGCTTCATCAAACGACAGTTTTGTTCATTACCCACGATATTTCCGAGGCGGTCTATTTGTCTGACCGTATTTCTGTTATGGACAGGGGACGCATTATCTGTGAGGAGAAGGTTCTTTTAAAAAAGCCGCGGCTTATCAATATGCGATATGAACCGTATTTTAATCATCTTTGTTTAACGCTGCGGCAAAAAATGAGCGAGGGGCGCCCATGA
- a CDS encoding acyl-CoA reductase: MREIAGYLPDIGETTLEMKVLTFSKKGETVEAEIPLLTKEQLNKVIEKVKKASEEVLKSFSVSDMICIIDRAIEQLLDRQSPYRQKAEKLLPIVTGYDEEIIRLGLTSYLKTFRKKGLQRFLAEDFGNPLLLDDFQPRIKGGFSKAIGPNLITHIWAGNVPALPLWSFISGLLVKAGAVGKVSSAEPFFSGWFAHLLVEIEPRLAGCFAVVWWKGGDEEREQQLFEQSEVVIGYGGNQSLQSLQNRMPVTTRFLPFGHKISFGAVSKSSLDSRKGWTTVHQAALDVIRYDQQGCYSPHLFYVQEGGHVSPRDFARFLANELENFQTRYPRRELSMEEAAAAAAWRQREEIALFSKPGHEVLGNRANDWTVVYEENSSSFLPSALNRVVKVIAFRDIEDILPTIAPHRSFLQTVGVAASPAELFRWAEQLAKIGVTRIAALGSMTSPEAGWHHDGRFNLLDLVYMVDIEAAAEASSEQFAPYVD, from the coding sequence ATGAGGGAAATTGCAGGATACCTGCCGGATATAGGCGAGACCACCTTGGAAATGAAAGTGTTAACGTTCTCTAAAAAAGGAGAGACGGTTGAAGCGGAGATTCCTTTATTAACAAAGGAACAATTAAATAAAGTGATTGAGAAAGTGAAAAAAGCAAGCGAGGAAGTGCTGAAAAGCTTTTCTGTTTCAGATATGATCTGCATTATTGACAGGGCCATTGAGCAGCTGCTGGACCGCCAGTCACCTTATCGGCAAAAAGCGGAAAAATTGCTGCCTATCGTAACAGGCTATGATGAAGAAATCATCCGGCTTGGCCTGACATCTTATTTAAAAACATTCCGAAAAAAGGGGCTGCAGCGTTTTCTGGCTGAAGATTTCGGCAATCCGTTGTTATTGGATGATTTTCAGCCCCGCATCAAAGGAGGTTTTTCCAAAGCCATAGGTCCGAATTTGATCACTCATATTTGGGCCGGGAATGTTCCGGCTCTTCCTTTGTGGAGTTTTATTTCAGGACTGCTTGTGAAAGCAGGAGCAGTCGGTAAAGTGTCTAGCGCAGAACCGTTCTTTTCTGGATGGTTTGCCCATTTGCTGGTAGAAATTGAACCCCGGCTTGCAGGCTGTTTTGCGGTTGTGTGGTGGAAGGGCGGCGACGAAGAGAGGGAGCAGCAGCTCTTTGAGCAGTCAGAGGTAGTTATAGGCTATGGAGGCAATCAGTCACTGCAATCGTTGCAAAACCGGATGCCGGTGACAACGCGCTTTTTACCTTTTGGCCATAAAATCAGTTTTGGGGCTGTATCAAAATCAAGCCTTGATTCAAGAAAAGGGTGGACTACGGTCCATCAGGCAGCGCTTGATGTGATCCGATATGATCAGCAGGGCTGCTATTCTCCTCACCTTTTTTATGTTCAAGAAGGCGGACATGTTTCGCCGCGTGATTTCGCGCGCTTTTTGGCAAATGAACTGGAGAACTTTCAAACAAGATATCCACGGCGGGAGCTTTCGATGGAGGAAGCCGCAGCGGCGGCAGCATGGCGCCAAAGGGAGGAAATAGCACTTTTTTCAAAACCTGGCCATGAAGTGCTGGGTAACAGAGCAAATGACTGGACCGTGGTTTATGAAGAAAACTCCTCTTCTTTTCTGCCAAGTGCGCTAAACCGGGTGGTAAAAGTTATTGCTTTCCGCGACATTGAAGACATTCTTCCAACCATTGCGCCCCATCGTTCTTTTCTTCAGACGGTGGGAGTGGCTGCCAGTCCTGCTGAACTGTTTCGCTGGGCTGAACAGCTTGCGAAAATCGGGGTTACACGCATTGCCGCCCTCGGATCCATGACATCACCAGAAGCTGGCTGGCACCACGACGGCCGGTTTAATCTATTGGATTTAGTGTATATGGTCGACATAGAAGCAGCGGCAGAGGCATCAAGCGAGCAATTTGCCCCCTACGTCGACTAG
- a CDS encoding long-chain fatty acid--CoA ligase, which yields MDQQQNIIKHVMEFMQEDSSEEQDFNELALRLYTYQYQNNLPYQSFCRQKGKTPRMVKSWKDIPAVPITAFKNITLSCIDPEEAQAVFMTSGTTQGVKGKHFHPDLRIYDQSMTLNFKNRFMQGRDRICMGILFPAEEEMPNSSLAHYLALAVQEFATAESHYLLTQQGIDIDRLLNELNRAEETGEPYALLGASYSFVHLLEELTRRGKTFSLPTGSRVLDTGGFKNQSKEMELSEFYRLLSAALGIERSACINMYGMTELSTQFYDSGNESIPSVKSGPHWIRTRVINPLTGEELPKGEQGVLVHCDLGNFNSVTTILTEDMGMETENGFLLLGRVQGTEAKGCSIAAEEFIKTASKGALE from the coding sequence ATGGACCAACAGCAAAACATTATAAAACATGTAATGGAATTTATGCAGGAAGATTCGTCCGAAGAGCAGGATTTTAATGAACTGGCGCTCCGTCTCTACACCTATCAATATCAAAACAATCTTCCATACCAGTCATTTTGCAGACAAAAAGGGAAAACACCACGAATGGTCAAGTCTTGGAAAGACATACCGGCTGTGCCCATTACCGCATTTAAAAACATTACACTAAGCTGTATCGATCCTGAAGAAGCACAAGCCGTTTTTATGACGAGCGGAACGACACAGGGTGTGAAAGGGAAGCACTTCCATCCGGATCTGCGTATTTACGATCAATCAATGACATTAAATTTTAAAAACCGCTTTATGCAGGGGAGAGACCGCATATGTATGGGAATTCTTTTCCCGGCGGAAGAGGAAATGCCCAATTCCTCGCTTGCTCATTATTTGGCATTGGCAGTCCAGGAATTCGCCACAGCCGAAAGCCATTATCTTTTGACGCAACAAGGAATTGATATAGACCGTCTTTTAAATGAGCTGAACCGTGCTGAGGAAACGGGAGAGCCCTATGCCCTTTTGGGCGCAAGCTACAGCTTTGTGCACCTTCTTGAAGAATTGACACGCCGAGGCAAAACTTTCTCCCTTCCTACAGGAAGCAGAGTGCTTGATACAGGCGGGTTTAAAAATCAATCCAAAGAAATGGAGCTGTCAGAGTTTTATCGCCTGCTGTCAGCTGCTCTTGGAATTGAACGCTCAGCCTGTATCAATATGTACGGTATGACAGAACTCAGCACGCAGTTTTATGACAGCGGGAATGAAAGTATACCTTCCGTCAAATCTGGGCCTCACTGGATCCGCACAAGAGTGATCAATCCTTTAACAGGAGAAGAATTGCCTAAAGGTGAACAGGGCGTTCTAGTCCACTGTGATTTGGGCAATTTCAATTCGGTTACGACCATTCTGACGGAAGATATGGGGATGGAAACAGAGAATGGCTTTCTGCTTTTGGGCCGTGTTCAAGGTACGGAAGCAAAAGGATGCTCCATTGCGGCAGAAGAATTTATCAAAACAGCTTCAAAAGGTGCATTAGAATGA